One window of the Nicotiana tabacum cultivar K326 chromosome 4, ASM71507v2, whole genome shotgun sequence genome contains the following:
- the LOC107764206 gene encoding large ribosomal subunit protein uL30z has translation MAEEVPQPLNYIPEVILKKRKNNEEWAIRRKVQLGQKVKRLKSDNFVIKKPEQFIREYRDKEMDLVQMKQRGKKRSRRALVTSDSNLLYVIRIGGKSDMHPRTRKLLYSLRLRKIFSGVFVKADARILEILLKVEPYVTYGYPNLKSIKDLIYKKGAGKIDNERVPLTSNEVVEQALGQYGIICLEDLVNEIANVGPHFKEVTSFLCPFALNKPEKALQGKKKRFVDGGDSGNREGQINELISKMN, from the exons ATGGCTGAGGAGGTGCCACAGCCTTTAAACTATATACCAGAAGTGATTCTAAAGAAGAGGAAGAACAATGAAGAGTGGGCAATCAGAAGAAAAGTCCAGCTAGGGCAGAAAGTCAAGAGACTTAAATCTGATAATTTTGTTATCAAGAAGCCTGAGCAGTTTATTCGAGAGTATAGGGATAAG GAGATGGACCTTGTCCAAATGAAACAAAGGGGTAAGAAAAGATCCAGGCGAGCATTGGTCACGTCTGATTCCAATCTCCTTTATGTCATACGCATTGGAGG GAAAAGTGATATGCACCCAAGAACACGAAAGCTTTTGTACTCTTTGAGGCTGCGGAAAATCTTCAGTGGTGTCTTTGTGAAGGCAGATGCAAGAATACTGGAAATTCTGCTAAAGGTGGAGCCTTATGTCACATATGG ATATCCAAATCTCAAGAGCATCAAGGATCTGATTTACAAGAAAGGTGCTGGAAAAATTGACAACGAGAGAGTGCCTTTAACCAGCAACGAAGTTGTTGAACAG GCATTGGGTCAATATGGTATTATATGCTTAGAAGACCTTGTGAATGAGATTGCCAATGTTGGTCCCCATTTTAAAGAAGTCACTAGTTTTTTGTGTCCCTTTGCTCTCAACAAACCAGAAAAGGCATTGCAGGGTAAGAAAAAACGATTTGTGGACGGGGGTGATTCAGGCAATCGTGAGGGCCAAATCAATGAGTTGATCAGCAAGATGAATTAG